One Dictyoglomus thermophilum H-6-12 DNA window includes the following coding sequences:
- the clpP gene encoding ATP-dependent Clp endopeptidase proteolytic subunit ClpP, with protein sequence MLVPIVIEQTPRGERAYDIYSRLLKSRIVFLGTAINDEVANLVVAQLLFLESEDPEKDIYLYINSPGGEVSAGLAIYDTMRHIKPKVATVCVGQAASMAAILLAAGDKGKRYALPHSRVMIHQPLGGAYGPAADIEIHTREILKIKRVLNEILAHHTGQPIEKIERDTDRDFFMSAYEAKEYGIVDEVLESKKE encoded by the coding sequence ATGTTAGTTCCGATTGTAATTGAACAGACCCCAAGGGGCGAAAGAGCCTATGATATATATTCTCGCCTTTTGAAGAGTAGAATAGTTTTTTTAGGAACAGCAATTAATGATGAGGTAGCAAATTTAGTAGTTGCTCAGCTTTTATTTTTAGAGTCAGAAGATCCTGAGAAAGATATATATCTTTACATAAATAGTCCAGGTGGTGAGGTTTCCGCAGGCCTTGCCATCTATGATACTATGAGACATATAAAACCTAAGGTGGCCACAGTTTGTGTAGGGCAAGCTGCAAGTATGGCTGCTATCTTACTTGCTGCAGGAGATAAAGGCAAGCGATATGCATTACCTCACTCGAGAGTGATGATTCATCAACCTCTTGGAGGAGCTTATGGACCTGCAGCTGATATAGAGATCCACACTAGGGAGATTTTAAAAATCAAGAGAGTTTTAAACGAAATTTTAGCCCACCATACTGGTCAACCTATAGAAAAGATTGAAAGAGATACTGATAGAGATTTCTTTATGTCTGCTTATGAAGCAAAAGAGTATGGTATTGTGGATGAGGTTTTAGAAAGTAAAAAAGAATAG
- the clpX gene encoding ATP-dependent Clp protease ATP-binding subunit ClpX, whose protein sequence is MSDRDIRCSFCGRTQKEVKKLIAGPGVYICDECVKLAYDIIEEDEEEDVTEEFEDFVLPKPHEIKNFLDQYVIGQERAKKILSVAVYNHYKRIFMKSKITEDVEIQKSNILLIGPTGVGKTLLAETLAKFLKVPFAIADATTLTEAGYVGEDVENILLRLIQNADWDIKRAEKGIVYIDEIDKISRKSENPSITRDVSGEGVQQALLRIVEGTIANVPPQGGRKHPYQEFIQINTKDILFIAGGSFEGIEKIVEKRLDVSSIGFGAQIEPKNRKSLTQILNHIIPEDLIKFGMIPEFVGRFPVVAVLEPLSEEALLKILTEPKNALVKQYKALLSIEGVEIDFTDEALRSIVKEALEKATGARGLRAVMEELMLDLMYELPNLGIKRFTITPELVYNRGKISQELLKKLAG, encoded by the coding sequence ATGAGCGATAGAGATATTCGCTGTTCTTTCTGTGGAAGGACACAAAAAGAGGTTAAAAAATTAATTGCAGGACCAGGTGTATATATATGTGACGAATGTGTGAAATTAGCTTATGACATCATAGAAGAGGATGAAGAAGAGGACGTAACTGAGGAATTTGAAGATTTTGTTTTGCCAAAGCCTCATGAGATAAAAAATTTTCTTGACCAGTATGTGATAGGACAAGAGAGAGCTAAGAAAATTTTATCAGTTGCTGTTTATAATCATTATAAACGAATATTTATGAAATCCAAAATAACAGAAGATGTGGAAATACAAAAAAGCAATATTTTGCTTATTGGTCCTACGGGAGTTGGAAAAACCCTGTTGGCAGAGACATTAGCTAAGTTTCTTAAGGTACCTTTTGCTATAGCTGATGCTACAACATTAACAGAAGCTGGATATGTGGGTGAAGATGTAGAAAATATTCTTTTAAGATTAATTCAGAATGCAGATTGGGATATCAAAAGGGCCGAAAAGGGGATTGTTTACATAGATGAAATAGATAAAATCTCAAGAAAATCTGAAAATCCATCCATAACCAGAGATGTTTCAGGAGAAGGAGTACAACAAGCTCTTTTAAGGATAGTAGAAGGTACTATTGCAAATGTTCCACCTCAGGGTGGAAGAAAACATCCTTATCAAGAATTTATTCAGATAAATACTAAGGATATATTGTTTATAGCTGGTGGATCCTTTGAGGGCATAGAAAAGATTGTTGAGAAAAGATTGGATGTTTCTAGTATAGGATTTGGAGCTCAAATAGAGCCTAAAAATCGTAAATCTCTAACTCAAATCTTGAATCATATTATTCCCGAGGATCTTATTAAATTTGGGATGATTCCCGAATTTGTAGGAAGATTCCCTGTAGTTGCAGTATTAGAGCCTTTAAGTGAGGAAGCCCTTTTGAAAATTTTAACTGAACCTAAAAATGCCCTTGTTAAACAATATAAAGCATTACTCTCCATAGAAGGGGTAGAGATTGACTTTACTGATGAAGCTTTGAGGTCTATAGTAAAGGAAGCTCTTGAGAAAGCTACAGGTGCAAGAGGACTTAGAGCAGTAATGGAGGAATTAATGTTGGATTTAATGTATGAACTTCCTAATCTTGGTATTAAGAGATTTACAATAACCCCTGAACTGGTTTATAATCGAGGGAAAATTTCTCAGGAGTTATTAAAAAAGCTTGCTGGATAA
- a CDS encoding valine--tRNA ligase: MKESMPSVYSFNEVEDKWYKYWLEKDYFHADVDKNKKPYSIVLPPPNITGSLHMGHALNATIQDILIRWRRMQGFNALWIPGTDHAGIATQMVVERELLKEGKTRWDLGREKFLERVWQWKEKYGNTIVEQLKRLGVSCDWKRFRFTMDEVYSRAVIKAFVELYKKGYIYKGERIINWCPRCKTALSDLEIKYVEENSFLWHIKYPLHNEDGYVIIATARPETMLGDTAVAVNPEDERYKNLIGKKVVLPLVGRVIPIIADEHVDPSFGTGALKVTPAHDADDFEIGKKHNLEFISVIDENGIMNENAGRYKGLNVFECRKKIEEDLEKEGYLLKKEPYIHDLATCDRCGTPIEPLISKQWFMRMENIAKPAIEVVEKGEVKFVPDRWKKVYFDWMYNIKDWCLSRQLWWGHRIPAWYCEDCGHINVEEKQPEKCEKCGSKNLKQDEDVLDTWFSSALWPLGTLGWPEDTEDLNYFYPTSVLSTARDIINLWVARMIMMGLEFKGDIPFYYVYVHPTVLTREGKRMSKSKGTGVDPLELINKYGADVTRFGLAIQCTEMQDLRFHEENFENTKNFTNKIWNAARFVISNLDFNLNYNEVDLSKHSLSLSDKWILTRLQKVIREVTEHLENFRFSEYVKTIYNFFWSEFCDWYIELSKPRLSSTEDPESKLIAQVILWRVLKESMQLLHPVMPFITEEIWQKLPSTDESIMISKWPEPNESLIDEEAERDMIFLMDSIRSIRAIRSEFNILPNEVINVEFSTPNKYKEVILQGYSGYFYTLAKAKLSSTSEKKDLKHVAHKIVEDVNYYVNLEGLIDINKEREKVKKEIDDVSLLIEKIEKRLSDKNFIEKAPTEVVEKEKEKLENLKKKFEFLQERYKTLE, translated from the coding sequence ATGAAAGAGAGTATGCCTTCGGTCTATTCTTTTAATGAGGTGGAAGATAAGTGGTATAAATATTGGCTTGAAAAGGACTATTTTCATGCTGATGTAGACAAAAACAAAAAACCTTATTCCATAGTGTTGCCCCCTCCTAATATTACTGGATCTCTTCATATGGGACATGCTCTTAATGCTACCATCCAAGATATTCTTATAAGATGGAGAAGAATGCAGGGGTTTAATGCTTTGTGGATACCAGGTACAGATCATGCTGGTATAGCCACCCAGATGGTAGTGGAAAGGGAACTCTTAAAAGAAGGTAAAACAAGATGGGATCTTGGTAGAGAGAAGTTTCTTGAAAGGGTATGGCAATGGAAAGAGAAATACGGAAATACTATTGTGGAACAGTTGAAGAGGTTGGGAGTTTCATGTGACTGGAAAAGATTTAGATTTACTATGGATGAAGTCTATTCGAGGGCTGTCATAAAAGCTTTTGTGGAGTTATACAAAAAAGGATATATCTATAAAGGTGAAAGGATTATTAACTGGTGTCCTCGTTGTAAAACTGCTCTTTCTGATCTCGAAATAAAATATGTGGAAGAGAATTCTTTTCTTTGGCATATAAAGTATCCCTTACACAATGAGGATGGTTATGTGATAATAGCTACAGCAAGACCTGAAACTATGCTTGGAGATACAGCGGTTGCAGTTAATCCAGAAGATGAAAGATATAAAAATTTAATAGGTAAAAAGGTAGTGTTACCTCTCGTAGGAAGGGTAATTCCAATAATTGCTGATGAGCATGTGGATCCCTCTTTTGGTACAGGAGCATTAAAAGTTACACCAGCTCATGATGCTGATGATTTTGAGATTGGTAAAAAACATAATTTAGAATTTATCTCTGTTATAGACGAAAATGGAATAATGAATGAAAATGCAGGAAGATACAAAGGATTGAATGTTTTTGAATGTAGGAAGAAAATTGAGGAAGATTTAGAAAAAGAAGGATATTTATTGAAAAAAGAACCTTATATACATGATCTTGCCACTTGCGATAGATGTGGAACTCCTATTGAACCTTTAATTTCGAAGCAATGGTTTATGAGAATGGAAAATATTGCAAAGCCTGCTATAGAAGTTGTAGAAAAAGGAGAAGTTAAATTTGTACCTGATCGCTGGAAGAAGGTTTATTTTGATTGGATGTATAACATAAAAGATTGGTGTCTTTCAAGACAGCTTTGGTGGGGACATAGGATACCAGCATGGTATTGTGAAGATTGTGGGCATATTAATGTAGAGGAAAAACAACCCGAAAAATGCGAAAAATGTGGTTCTAAAAACCTAAAACAAGATGAAGATGTATTAGATACCTGGTTTAGTTCGGCATTGTGGCCTCTTGGAACCTTAGGATGGCCTGAGGATACTGAAGATTTGAATTATTTTTATCCCACTTCAGTTCTAAGTACTGCAAGAGACATTATAAACCTCTGGGTTGCCAGAATGATTATGATGGGGCTTGAGTTTAAAGGAGACATTCCATTTTATTATGTTTATGTGCATCCTACGGTTCTCACTAGGGAAGGTAAAAGAATGAGTAAATCTAAAGGGACTGGTGTAGATCCCTTAGAACTCATAAATAAATATGGGGCGGATGTAACAAGATTTGGTCTTGCTATTCAGTGTACCGAAATGCAGGATCTGAGATTCCATGAGGAGAATTTTGAGAATACTAAGAATTTCACAAATAAAATATGGAATGCTGCAAGATTTGTAATCTCAAATTTAGATTTTAATTTAAATTACAATGAGGTGGATCTTAGTAAGCACTCCTTATCTTTGAGTGATAAATGGATATTAACTAGGTTGCAGAAAGTAATTCGTGAGGTTACTGAGCATCTGGAGAATTTTAGGTTTAGTGAATATGTTAAGACTATTTATAACTTCTTTTGGTCCGAATTTTGTGATTGGTATATTGAGCTTTCAAAGCCGAGACTTTCTAGTACCGAAGATCCAGAGAGTAAATTAATTGCACAAGTTATTCTTTGGAGAGTATTAAAAGAAAGTATGCAACTTTTACATCCCGTTATGCCTTTTATTACAGAAGAGATATGGCAAAAGCTCCCATCAACTGATGAGAGTATAATGATTTCAAAATGGCCAGAACCAAATGAATCATTAATAGACGAAGAAGCCGAAAGAGATATGATATTTCTTATGGACTCTATAAGAAGTATAAGAGCAATAAGATCAGAATTTAATATTTTACCTAATGAGGTTATTAATGTGGAATTTAGCACACCTAATAAATATAAGGAGGTTATTCTTCAAGGATATTCCGGTTACTTCTATACTCTTGCAAAGGCTAAGCTCTCTAGTACTTCAGAAAAGAAGGATCTCAAACATGTAGCCCATAAGATTGTAGAGGATGTGAATTATTATGTGAATTTAGAAGGTTTAATAGATATAAATAAAGAGCGCGAAAAAGTGAAAAAAGAAATAGATGATGTCTCTTTATTAATAGAGAAGATAGAAAAGCGTTTGTCAGATAAAAATTTCATAGAAAAAGCTCCTACAGAGGTTGTTGAAAAAGAAAAAGAGAAATTAGAAAATCTTAAGAAGAAATTTGAATTTTTACAGGAGAGATATAAGACTTTAGAATAA
- the rsxC gene encoding electron transport complex subunit RsxC: protein MKGLSFKGGVHPPEKKELSKDIPISRLPLPDKLIIFTWQHTGAPNDPLVKVKDYVYKGQKIGDKQAYVSAPIHAPTSGIVKRIGLYPHPTGKQILGIEIEPDGKDEVYPEITPSLNWQNLSPDEIKTRIREAGIVGLGGAAFPTHVKVSPPPEKKIDTVILNGAECEPYLTIDYRLMLEKPELIIEGLRILMYVLGVKRGIIGVEDNKKDAVEVLKKYADSDIEIVTLPTKYPQGSEKHLIKAILDREVPSGGLPMDVGVVVNNVGTAAAIAEHFRTGLPLISRGVTVTGEGVNSPKNVEVLIGTPVIKLIEHAGGFKGKPGKILFGGPMMGVAIYDLNIPIIKGTSGVVVFPEEKVEYYEPIPCVRCGKCLDVCPMGLMPTTLARYVKKGKLIEAEELGILDCIECGSCNYICPSRRPLLQWIRVGKADVLAKRRK from the coding sequence ATGAAGGGGCTTAGTTTTAAAGGTGGTGTACATCCTCCCGAAAAGAAAGAACTTTCTAAGGATATACCTATATCTAGATTACCTCTTCCAGACAAACTGATCATTTTTACATGGCAACACACAGGAGCCCCTAATGATCCTTTAGTGAAAGTAAAAGATTATGTATATAAAGGGCAAAAAATAGGAGATAAACAAGCATATGTTTCAGCCCCTATTCATGCTCCTACTTCAGGTATTGTTAAAAGAATTGGTCTTTATCCCCATCCAACAGGAAAACAGATTTTGGGCATAGAAATAGAACCTGATGGAAAGGATGAAGTTTATCCCGAAATTACTCCTTCTTTAAATTGGCAAAATCTTTCACCTGATGAGATTAAAACTAGAATTAGAGAAGCTGGTATTGTTGGCCTTGGAGGTGCAGCTTTTCCTACTCATGTTAAGGTTTCTCCTCCTCCTGAGAAGAAGATAGATACTGTTATTTTAAATGGGGCAGAATGTGAGCCTTACTTGACTATTGATTATAGATTGATGTTAGAAAAACCAGAACTAATAATAGAGGGTTTACGTATTTTAATGTATGTTCTTGGAGTGAAGAGAGGAATTATAGGAGTTGAGGATAATAAGAAAGACGCAGTTGAAGTCCTGAAAAAATATGCAGATAGTGATATTGAGATAGTTACTTTACCTACAAAGTACCCTCAAGGATCGGAAAAGCATCTTATAAAAGCAATATTAGATAGAGAAGTACCATCTGGTGGTCTTCCTATGGATGTAGGAGTGGTAGTGAATAATGTGGGTACAGCGGCAGCCATAGCTGAGCATTTCAGAACGGGGCTTCCTTTAATCTCTAGAGGTGTTACTGTTACAGGAGAAGGTGTTAATTCTCCTAAAAATGTGGAGGTTTTAATAGGTACTCCTGTAATAAAATTGATAGAACATGCAGGAGGCTTTAAAGGTAAACCTGGAAAAATTTTATTTGGGGGACCTATGATGGGAGTTGCTATATACGACTTAAATATTCCAATAATTAAGGGTACATCTGGAGTAGTAGTATTTCCAGAGGAGAAAGTAGAATATTATGAACCAATACCTTGTGTAAGATGTGGAAAATGCTTAGATGTATGTCCAATGGGACTTATGCCAACAACGTTAGCGAGATATGTTAAAAAAGGTAAATTAATCGAAGCGGAAGAATTGGGAATATTAGATTGTATTGAATGTGGCTCTTGTAACTATATATGTCCCTCGAGAAGACCTCTTCTTCAATGGATTAGGGTAGGAAAGGCTGATGTTTTGGCAAAGAGAAGAAAGTAA
- a CDS encoding RnfABCDGE type electron transport complex subunit D, translated as MELENEKLIVSSSPHIFTHEDTSYAMKQVIFALLPATLGGIYFFGIYSLIVIIVSVISSVLWEALALYIRRKPLTILKDYSAVVTGLLLALILPPNVPLWIPIIGTGVAILLAKQVFGGIGENFLNPALVGRAFLLSSYPQIMTSWVKPINGLGFMSNVSTATPLAIEKLKLAGYSLPSYWELFIGNRAGCIGETSVLLLLLGGLWLIYKNIIDWKIPVSFILTVFIVSFLVGKDPIFHILSGGLFLGAFFMATDWVTTPLTSKGRLIFGIGAGLFTIVIRFWGAYPEGVSYGILVMNALTPLIDNLVKPRRFGEVKK; from the coding sequence ATGGAATTAGAAAATGAAAAACTAATTGTTTCTTCCTCTCCTCATATTTTTACCCATGAAGATACTTCTTACGCAATGAAGCAAGTAATCTTTGCACTTTTGCCTGCTACTCTTGGAGGTATATACTTTTTTGGTATCTACTCTCTTATAGTAATAATTGTGAGTGTTATTTCTTCAGTTTTATGGGAAGCTCTTGCCTTATATATTAGAAGAAAACCACTTACTATACTTAAAGACTATAGTGCTGTAGTTACTGGGCTTTTGCTTGCATTAATTCTACCCCCAAATGTTCCTCTTTGGATTCCTATAATTGGAACAGGTGTAGCAATATTACTTGCTAAGCAGGTTTTTGGGGGAATTGGGGAAAATTTTTTAAATCCTGCTCTTGTAGGGAGAGCATTTCTCTTATCTTCTTATCCTCAAATCATGACTTCTTGGGTAAAGCCCATAAATGGTTTAGGTTTTATGTCTAATGTTTCTACTGCCACACCTCTTGCCATAGAAAAGCTTAAACTTGCAGGATATTCTTTACCAAGCTATTGGGAACTTTTTATAGGAAACAGAGCTGGTTGTATCGGAGAAACATCAGTTTTACTCTTACTTTTAGGTGGTTTATGGCTTATCTATAAAAATATTATTGATTGGAAAATTCCAGTTTCTTTTATTTTGACAGTATTCATAGTTTCATTCTTGGTAGGTAAAGATCCTATCTTCCATATATTATCAGGAGGTTTATTTTTAGGAGCATTTTTTATGGCTACAGATTGGGTAACTACCCCGTTGACCTCGAAAGGTAGGCTAATTTTCGGTATAGGGGCAGGTTTATTTACTATAGTTATAAGATTTTGGGGGGCTTATCCTGAGGGTGTTTCTTATGGGATTCTTGTTATGAATGCCTTGACTCCTCTGATTGATAACCTTGTAAAACCTCGTAGATTTGGAGAGGTGAAAAAATGA
- a CDS encoding RnfABCDGE type electron transport complex subunit G — MKNILRYGLTLFIICAIAGGVLAYTYETTQKVIEANKIREKIMLLKELIPDASDFVSSSNKPNSFDPLVTIKEIYIAKKDGKDVGRVWEVSTKGYSSDIVLLVAINDSGAIEKVKVVSQQETPGLGTEVTKDDFLAQFIGKKEANLEVKKNVKPVSGATISSSAVVRAINEVLKHNKI; from the coding sequence ATGAAAAACATCCTAAGATATGGGTTAACTTTATTTATTATTTGTGCAATAGCCGGTGGTGTTCTTGCTTATACCTATGAAACCACACAGAAGGTTATAGAAGCTAATAAAATAAGAGAGAAAATAATGTTACTTAAAGAACTTATTCCTGATGCTTCAGATTTTGTGTCGTCATCAAATAAGCCAAATAGTTTTGATCCCCTGGTTACCATAAAGGAAATATATATAGCAAAAAAGGATGGAAAAGATGTAGGAAGAGTTTGGGAAGTGTCTACCAAAGGATATAGTAGTGATATAGTATTACTTGTTGCAATAAATGATAGCGGAGCAATAGAAAAAGTAAAGGTTGTATCCCAACAGGAGACTCCTGGTCTTGGTACTGAGGTTACGAAAGATGATTTCTTAGCACAGTTTATAGGTAAGAAAGAAGCAAATTTAGAAGTTAAGAAGAACGTTAAGCCTGTTTCAGGTGCAACCATATCCTCTTCGGCAGTAGTCAGAGCAATTAATGAGGTTTTAAAGCATAATAAGATTTAG
- the rsxE gene encoding electron transport complex subunit RsxE, whose product MKDFLKYVVNGIFKENPVLILMIGLCSVLAVSTSVQNAIGMGLAFSFVMIFSNIFVSLLRPITPNEIRIPVFIIVIGTFTTIVDLVISAYFPELYKALGIFIPLIVVNCIIIGRAEAFAYRHNVLESIADGIGISIGYIWAIVALGLIREFLGNGTILGKTLFSWFNPAKVFTMPPGAFWGIGLLIGLLKWFEKRMGRR is encoded by the coding sequence ATGAAAGACTTTCTTAAGTATGTAGTTAATGGTATTTTTAAGGAGAATCCTGTACTCATATTGATGATAGGTCTCTGTTCTGTACTTGCAGTATCTACAAGCGTACAGAATGCAATTGGAATGGGACTTGCTTTTTCCTTTGTGATGATTTTTTCTAACATTTTTGTTTCTTTATTGAGACCCATAACCCCAAATGAGATAAGAATACCTGTTTTTATTATTGTAATTGGTACTTTTACTACAATTGTTGACTTGGTAATCTCAGCTTATTTTCCAGAGCTTTATAAGGCGTTGGGTATATTTATTCCTTTAATCGTGGTAAATTGTATTATTATTGGGAGAGCAGAAGCTTTTGCATATAGGCACAATGTTTTAGAGTCCATTGCCGATGGAATTGGTATAAGTATAGGTTATATTTGGGCTATTGTGGCTCTTGGTTTAATCAGGGAATTCTTAGGAAATGGTACTATCTTGGGAAAAACTTTGTTCAGTTGGTTTAATCCAGCTAAGGTATTTACAATGCCTCCAGGAGCTTTTTGGGGTATAGGCCTATTGATAGGTTTGTTAAAGTGGTTTGAAAAGAGGATGGGTAGGAGGTAA
- a CDS encoding electron transport complex protein RnfA, which produces MNIIGKLFMLFISASLINNIVFMRFLALCPFVGMSTQIETSIGMGAAVTFVMVMASVVTFFIYYYILVPLNLLFLRTIAFILVIAVLVQLVEMVIKRFLSGLYKAMGIYLPLITTNCAILGVTLLNINYGHNLIEAIVYSLGVSLGFTIALILLASIRDRLSYSDIPEFWKGYPIVFISAGLLALIFLGFQGLAH; this is translated from the coding sequence ATGAATATAATAGGCAAACTTTTTATGCTTTTCATATCTGCCTCTCTAATAAATAATATTGTTTTCATGAGATTTTTAGCTTTGTGTCCTTTTGTAGGAATGAGTACTCAGATTGAAACCTCTATAGGTATGGGGGCTGCCGTTACTTTTGTTATGGTAATGGCTTCAGTGGTTACTTTCTTCATCTACTACTATATATTAGTGCCTTTAAATTTATTATTTCTAAGGACTATTGCTTTTATCCTTGTTATTGCAGTTTTGGTTCAATTGGTAGAAATGGTTATAAAAAGGTTCTTGTCAGGGTTATATAAAGCTATGGGAATATATTTACCTCTAATAACTACTAACTGTGCTATACTTGGGGTTACATTGTTGAATATAAATTATGGGCATAATTTAATAGAAGCTATAGTTTATTCTTTAGGTGTATCTTTGGGTTTTACTATTGCTTTGATTCTGCTTGCAAGTATAAGAGATAGATTATCATACTCAGATATACCTGAGTTTTGGAAAGGTTATCCTATAGTTTTTATCTCTGCCGGTCTTCTTGCTCTTATCTTTTTAGGTTTTCAAGGATTAGCGCATTAG
- a CDS encoding RnfABCDGE type electron transport complex subunit B, translating to MGLVFISLMVLGLIGLLFGVGLAIAGEKLKVETDPRIEKILNVLPGANCGACGYPGCEGFAKAVVEGIAPYTGCVAGGEKVAKGIAEVLGLNENITITKNVAFLTCQGGRGIAQDRYIYKGVDTCKAANMVQAGYKGCTTGCLGFGDCVKVCPFDAIYMGEDGLPKIDIEKCTGCGLCVKACPRGILTLLPINIPLLLGCRSELPGPEARKVCSKACIGCGICEKVCPKGAIKMDGRFPVIDYNLCDGCGICVEKCPTKALILLKK from the coding sequence ATGGGACTAGTATTTATATCTTTAATGGTATTAGGCTTGATAGGACTCTTATTTGGAGTAGGCCTCGCAATTGCTGGAGAGAAATTGAAAGTAGAAACTGATCCGCGTATTGAAAAAATATTAAATGTACTTCCAGGGGCTAATTGTGGTGCTTGTGGATATCCTGGTTGTGAAGGGTTTGCAAAAGCAGTGGTAGAGGGGATAGCTCCTTATACTGGTTGTGTTGCTGGAGGAGAAAAGGTTGCTAAGGGTATAGCAGAGGTACTAGGATTAAATGAAAATATTACTATAACTAAAAATGTGGCTTTTCTTACTTGCCAAGGTGGGAGAGGAATAGCTCAGGATAGATATATTTATAAAGGTGTAGATACTTGTAAGGCTGCAAATATGGTTCAAGCTGGGTACAAAGGATGTACCACAGGATGTTTAGGATTTGGAGACTGTGTTAAGGTATGCCCCTTTGACGCAATTTATATGGGAGAAGATGGTCTTCCAAAGATAGATATTGAAAAATGTACAGGATGTGGCTTATGTGTAAAAGCTTGCCCAAGAGGAATTTTAACTCTTCTTCCTATCAATATACCTCTTCTTTTAGGATGTAGGTCAGAACTCCCAGGTCCTGAGGCTAGAAAAGTATGTTCTAAAGCATGTATAGGTTGTGGAATCTGCGAAAAAGTGTGTCCTAAGGGTGCTATAAAAATGGATGGAAGATTTCCTGTTATTGACTACAATCTTTGTGATGGCTGTGGAATCTGTGTGGAGAAATGTCCTACAAAGGCTCTCATATTACTAAAGAAATAA
- a CDS encoding FAD:protein FMN transferase — translation MSYKGSHITKEIKIIISLLVVGFLLFLFIKNFNEQKEYYKKGILMDTFVEIRVWGKDGDKAVSDCWEKLEHLADILDRFNKKSEIYKINSNSGKWVKVSKDTIDVIEKAIYYSRLTDGYFDPTIAPILELWGFYDKDYKVPEEAVLRKELKRVDYKKIQIKDSMVFVPKGMEIDLGGIAKGYILDRLLSLLGKYKIRGALLNIGGQIGVYGRPKEDNKWEIRIRDPRRLDDYIGSVYINEGSVATSGDYERYFVKNGVRYCHLINPKTGYPQEEIMSVSVISKKAVEADALSTAFFVMGDKAMSYWQKFADLGVIIVFKDRKIWYSPNIYFVKK, via the coding sequence ATGTCCTACAAAGGCTCTCATATTACTAAAGAAATAAAGATAATTATTTCTCTTTTAGTTGTAGGGTTCTTACTTTTTTTATTTATAAAGAATTTTAATGAACAGAAAGAATATTACAAAAAGGGAATCTTGATGGATACTTTTGTGGAAATTAGAGTTTGGGGGAAAGATGGAGATAAAGCTGTAAGTGATTGTTGGGAAAAGTTAGAACATTTAGCTGATATTTTGGATAGATTTAATAAAAAAAGTGAGATATATAAGATAAATTCTAATTCAGGAAAGTGGGTAAAAGTATCAAAGGATACCATTGATGTGATAGAAAAAGCAATATATTACTCAAGGCTGACCGATGGCTATTTTGATCCTACAATTGCTCCTATTTTAGAGCTTTGGGGTTTTTATGATAAGGATTACAAAGTACCTGAGGAGGCTGTTTTGAGAAAAGAGTTAAAGAGGGTGGATTATAAGAAAATTCAAATAAAAGACAGTATGGTATTTGTTCCTAAAGGAATGGAAATTGATCTTGGAGGAATAGCAAAGGGCTATATCTTGGATAGACTATTATCATTATTGGGAAAATATAAGATAAGAGGTGCTCTTCTAAATATAGGTGGACAAATAGGGGTTTATGGTAGACCTAAAGAGGATAATAAGTGGGAGATAAGAATTAGAGATCCTCGTAGATTGGATGATTATATAGGATCAGTTTACATTAATGAAGGATCTGTAGCTACGTCAGGAGATTATGAGAGGTACTTTGTAAAAAATGGAGTGAGATACTGTCATCTGATTAATCCTAAAACAGGCTATCCCCAAGAAGAGATTATGAGTGTAAGTGTTATAAGTAAGAAGGCTGTAGAAGCTGATGCTTTATCTACAGCCTTTTTTGTGATGGGAGATAAAGCAATGTCTTATTGGCAAAAGTTTGCAGACTTGGGGGTTATAATTGTCTTTAAAGATAGGAAAATTTGGTATTCTCCCAACATATATTTTGTAAAAAAATGA